Proteins encoded by one window of Musa acuminata AAA Group cultivar baxijiao chromosome BXJ2-9, Cavendish_Baxijiao_AAA, whole genome shotgun sequence:
- the LOC103999451 gene encoding uncharacterized protein LOC103999451, with protein sequence MYAMQSFPSVADHHLLPFTDVGDFGLSTYLPFAAASNLSNLVQTCAISEYDLGEEGDLFKAPRPILEESVLAFDPIAAATLLLSGYGSSIMTDNIEIVDMESIQNGDLLCEAFYGCEKDLLVKSAHVPAPEVVDFVLPSLQAEKETTVGERNCFSAEGPLQKSDSTNASSVGPCLLDVHEVDLEAAFGMRTYSEGDIQSIGVDSYVHGDINIVPTFKLSSTIEDVKMKERIQKLSRYRTKRTRRNFHRRIKYVCRKVLAEGQPRVRGRFAKKEGRCAKT encoded by the exons ATGTACGCCATGCAAAGCTTTCCATCAGTAGCAGATCACCATCTCCTTCCATTCACAGATGTCGGAGACTTCGGCCTCTCCACATACCTTCCTTTTGCTGCAGCTTCCAACCTG AGTAATCTGGTTCAGACATGTGCTATCTCTGAGTATGACTTGGGAGAAGAAGGAGATCTGTTCAAAGCTCCAAGACCCATACTAGAGGAATCAGTACTTGCGTTCGATCCCATAGCGGCTGCCACATTACTGTTATCTGGTTATGGAAGTAGCATCATGACAGACAACATTGAGATAGTAGATATGGAGTCAATCCAAAATGGAGATCTCCTGTGTGAGGCCTTCTATGGCTGTGAAAAGGACCTCCTTGTGAAGTCAGCTCATGTGCCGGCACCTGAGGTAGTAGACTTTGTGCTCCCTTCACTGCAGGCAGAAAAAGAAACTACGGTTGGAGAAAGGAATTGCTTCTCTGCAGAGGGGCCTTTGCAGAAGAGTGACAGCACAAATGCTTCCAGCGTCGGACCATGTTTACTTGATGTTCATGAAGTGGATCTTGAGGCTGCGTTTGGGATGAGGACATACAGTGAAGGAGATATCCAG AGTATTGGAGTCGATAGCTATGTTCATGGTGATATCAACATTGTCCCTACTTTTAAGTTGTCATCAACAATAGAGGATGTGAAGATGAAAGAAAGAATCCAAAAGCTTTCCAGGTACAGGACGAAAAGGACAAGAAGAAATTTTCACAGAAGGATCAAG TATGTATGCAGAAAGGTCTTGGCAGAAGGTCAGCCTCGCGTACGTGGAAGGTTTGCAAAGAAAGAAGGCAGGTGTGcaaagacttga